In Terriglobia bacterium, one genomic interval encodes:
- a CDS encoding oxidative damage protection protein, with the protein MAHMVKCVKFGKEMEGLDEPPFDSPLGQKIYENVSKQAWLAWTDHMKMLLNEYRLQPWKKDHQDFIVQQMEAYFFGEGSEAPKEYVPPSQ; encoded by the coding sequence ATGGCACACATGGTGAAATGCGTAAAGTTCGGCAAGGAGATGGAGGGCCTCGACGAGCCGCCCTTCGACTCACCCCTGGGACAGAAGATTTACGAGAACGTCAGCAAACAGGCGTGGCTGGCCTGGACCGATCACATGAAGATGCTGCTCAACGAGTACCGCCTGCAGCCCTGGAAAAAAGACCACCAGGACTTTATCGTCCAGCAGATGGAAGCCTACTTCTTCGGCGAAGGCTCGGAAGCCCCGAAGGAGTACGTCCCGCCGTCACAGTAG